Genomic window (Solidesulfovibrio sp.):
GACGGCGCGTTCCGGTCGCGCCGCCGCCGGCCTGGCGCGCCCGCCTCTCCCCCTTGATTTGTCGGCCAAGGTGTCGCAGGCTCGGCCATGGCGACCATCCTCCACCTCGACATGGACGCGTTCTTCGCTTCCGTCGAGCAGCACGACGACCCGGCTCTGGCGGGAAAACCCGTCATCATCGGCAACCATCCGCGCGGGGTCGTCTCGGCCGCCTCCTACGAGGCCCGCGTCTTCGGCGTGCGCTCGGCCATGCCCGTGGTCGAGGCCAGGCGCCGCTGCCCAAGTGGCGTCTTCCTGCCCGGCAACCGCCGCCGCTACGCCGCAGTCTCCCACAGCGTCATGGACGTGCTGCGCCGTTTTTCCCCCCTGGTCGAGCCGGCCTCCATCGACGAGGCCTATGTGGACATCACCGGCACGCAGACACTCTTCGGCCCGCCCGAGGCCCTCGGGCGGCGCATCAAGGAGGCCATTCGCGAGGAAACCGGCCTGTCCAGTTCCGTGGGCATCGCGCCGGTCAAATTCATCGCCAAGATCGCCTCGGACTACGACAAGCCCGACGGCCTCACCGTGGTGCCCCCGGATCAGGTCACGCTGTTTTTGGCCGATCTGCCCGTGGGCAAGATACCAGGCGTCGGCAAACGCGCCCAGGCCACCCTGGCGCGCCTGGGCGTGCGCCTGGTGCGCGACGTCCTGGCCTATCCGCCGGACTTCTGGCAGCGCCACGGCGGCAAATGGGGCCTCGACCTCTACGCCCGGGCCAACGGCCGGGGCAGCGACATCGTGCGCCCCGACCGGGAAACCAAATCCGTCAGCGCCGAAAACACCTTCGACGCCGACACCGCCGACCGCCACGCCCTCGCCGCCTGGCTCCTGCACCAGTCCGAGCGCATCGGCCGCGAACTGCGCCAGGAAGGCCTGCGCGGCCGCACCGTCACCCTCAAGATCAAATTCAACGATTTCCGCCAGATCACCCGCAGCCGCACCCTGGCCGAACCCACCGACAGCGACGCCGCCATCTTCGCCGCGGCAACCGCCCTCCTGAGCGCCGAACCCCTGCCCAACCCGGTGCGCCTCATCGGTGTCGGCATCGCCAACTTCGGCCACAAACCGCGCCAGCTCGGCCTGTTCGAGTCCCCAGCCGAGCGAGCGAGCGCTCACGACGGCAAGATCGACGCCGCCCTGGACGCCATCCGCGACAAGTTCGGCCGCGAAGCCATCGTGCGCGGCCGCCTGTTCGATTTCCGCAAGAAGGGGCGCTGAGGCAGGCGATGCCCCGCCTCGGCCCTGTCGCGGGCGAACTGGCCTCCCGGGGCGAAATGCGGTAAGGGCCGGCATCCCAACAGCCGTCAGCGAAAAGGACCTCGGTCATGCCCCGCCCGCCCATTGCCTCGCCCTCGCCGTCCCGCCGGTTCGGCACGCCGCGTTTTCCCGCCTGGCTCGACGACCGCCGCCTCGTCCTGGCCGTGATCGTCGCCGTGGCCTTTTTCGTGCGCGCCTACGCCCTGGACGTCCCGGCCATGTGGGGCGACGAGATCTTCGGCCCGATCATGGCCGACAAGCCCCTTGGCTACCTCATGCGCTGGAACCGGCTGGAGGACGTGCATCCGCCGCTTTTCTACTTCGTCATGAAGTGCGTGCTGGCCCTGGGAACGTCGGATTTCGCCCTGCGCCTGCCGGCCGTCGTCTGCGGCGTCTTGAGCGTCCTGCTCATGCACCGGGTGGGCAGGGCCTGGCTCGACGAGGACGCGGGCCTGCTCGCCGCCGCGGTGCTGGCCGTCACCCCGGCCCACCTCTACCTGTCGCGGGTGGTGCGCTTTTATTCCTTCACCGTGCTGCTGTGCCTGGTGGGGCTGTTGCTGCTCAAGCGCTACGCGGACCACCGGGAGTCCGGCGCCCTGCGCTGGCTGCTGGCCGTGCTGGCCCTGCTGCTGCTGTCGGAATTCACGTCCGTGATGCCCCTGGCCGCCTTTTTCGCAATCCTTGCGGCCATCATCCTGGCCCATCCCGGCCGCAAGGCCGCCCTGGGCCGGCTTGTCAAATACGGCGCCCCGGCCTTCGCCCTGCCCCTGGTCTTTTTGGTCATGACCACCCTGCAGCGCCGGGGCTTTTCCGTCAAAGCCACGCCCCTGGAGGCCCTGGGCAATTTCGCCAAGAGCCTGCTTGCCCTGGTCACCACCCCGACCTCGCCGAGCCTGCCCTTCTGGGGGCACTGGCTGCTGCCGCTGCTGGCCGTGGTCGGCGCCGTCCGGCTGCTGCGCACCGGGCGGCGCACGCTGGCCCTGGCCGTGTGCTTTTTCGTCTTCCCGGCCCTGGTCATCGTGGCCATCCGGCCGGGCTACTGCCTGGCCTACTGGCACCTGTTCTTCCTCATCCCCATCCTGGCCCTGCTGTCCGCCGCCGGGATCGAGGCCCTGGTGCCGGCGGCCTCTCGTGCCCGGGCCGCCCTGGGCCTGGCCCTGCTCGGGGCGGCCGTGCTCCTTGGCCCCTTGCGCCCCGGCTATTACGCGCCCCTGACCCACGGCGAGGACCACCGGGAAATCGCCAAGGCCGTGGTTGGCGACACGCAACCCGGCAGCCCCATCCTTCTGGATTCCATGGGCCTGGACTTCGTCGGCTGGTACGCCCGGCAGTACGGCCTGGACGACCGCCTGGCCGACCAGCGGCTGGAGCCGCGCCCCGGCCCCCTGACCCTCAACGTCTTCCTGGGCGCGGGCGGCGCCCTGGGGCACCTGGCCGACGCCGGCCATCCGGTCTCGGACTGGGCCAGGGTGACCTCCGAACGGCCCCTGGGCGTTTCCCGGCTGGTCAAGACCGTGGTCGAGCGGCAACCGGAAGTCCCCCTGGACCTGTCCGGCAAGCCCCTGGAACTCGACGCCCACCCGGCCCGGTTCTACAAA
Coding sequences:
- a CDS encoding DNA polymerase IV — translated: MATILHLDMDAFFASVEQHDDPALAGKPVIIGNHPRGVVSAASYEARVFGVRSAMPVVEARRRCPSGVFLPGNRRRYAAVSHSVMDVLRRFSPLVEPASIDEAYVDITGTQTLFGPPEALGRRIKEAIREETGLSSSVGIAPVKFIAKIASDYDKPDGLTVVPPDQVTLFLADLPVGKIPGVGKRAQATLARLGVRLVRDVLAYPPDFWQRHGGKWGLDLYARANGRGSDIVRPDRETKSVSAENTFDADTADRHALAAWLLHQSERIGRELRQEGLRGRTVTLKIKFNDFRQITRSRTLAEPTDSDAAIFAAATALLSAEPLPNPVRLIGVGIANFGHKPRQLGLFESPAERASAHDGKIDAALDAIRDKFGREAIVRGRLFDFRKKGR
- a CDS encoding glycosyltransferase family 39 protein, with translation MPRPPIASPSPSRRFGTPRFPAWLDDRRLVLAVIVAVAFFVRAYALDVPAMWGDEIFGPIMADKPLGYLMRWNRLEDVHPPLFYFVMKCVLALGTSDFALRLPAVVCGVLSVLLMHRVGRAWLDEDAGLLAAAVLAVTPAHLYLSRVVRFYSFTVLLCLVGLLLLKRYADHRESGALRWLLAVLALLLLSEFTSVMPLAAFFAILAAIILAHPGRKAALGRLVKYGAPAFALPLVFLVMTTLQRRGFSVKATPLEALGNFAKSLLALVTTPTSPSLPFWGHWLLPLLAVVGAVRLLRTGRRTLALAVCFFVFPALVIVAIRPGYCLAYWHLFFLIPILALLSAAGIEALVPAASRARAALGLALLGAAVLLGPLRPGYYAPLTHGEDHREIAKAVVGDTQPGSPILLDSMGLDFVGWYARQYGLDDRLADQRLEPRPGPLTLNVFLGAGGALGHLADAGHPVSDWARVTSERPLGVSRLVKTVVERQPEVPLDLSGKPLELDAHPARFYKYARQAERVTIYPYWGNAVIATGNDVPASFSYRLTNPDGGGDKVVSLRMLYRNIGQGNRFTAKASFDGQPPVTLVDSHGPEAPNARLTSDAPLVERTVGLRREEPFATLDVTFEMTCALITPHYPTSNLMTVGFSGLTVTARPFGPDLMDEAALDPLFSLSGLGGVEREAERRWRWATGPKNAIDFTLARDTPLRLTYAVVNPFPDQGYTLSANGTVLARETGLARTDWKDPADVRTVAFTGKAGHNSLAFAFDKINHVSAAFTETDATPYAAAFTVLRLETRDGE